A stretch of the Lactuca sativa cultivar Salinas chromosome 9, Lsat_Salinas_v11, whole genome shotgun sequence genome encodes the following:
- the LOC111912757 gene encoding heterodimeric geranylgeranyl pyrophosphate synthase small subunit, chloroplastic → MAGARLSLTGTNLSRPFTSPARSAYLRRTIVSGVAQNLSYWDSIHSDIDSHLKKAIPIREPISVFEPMHHLTFAAPKTTASALCVAACELVGGNREDAIVAASAIHLMHAAIYTHDHLMLTNSLQSDPETEPKISHKFGPNVELLTGDGILPFGFELLARSMDPAGDNSDDILKVIIEITRAVGSQGMVAGQDSDVEFDQLSSQTRRCLHGCGAACGAILGGGSHDEIERLRRYGSIAGKIQGLLNEMDRNEGGKGQLAEKWRALALEELEYFDSKRIEQISTLVRA, encoded by the coding sequence ATGGCCGGCGCACGTCTTTCGCTCACCGGAACAAATCTAAGCCGTCCATTTACCTCGCCGGCACGGTCGGCTTACCTTAGACGTACGATAGTCTCCGGTGTGGCCCAAAACCTATCTTACTGGGATTCCATACATTCCGATATCGACTCCCACCTGAAAAAAGCCATCCCCATCCGTGAGCCCATTTCCGTTTTCGAGCCGATGCACCACTTGACATTTGCGGCACCCAAAACCACCGCATCTGCGTTGTGCGTCGCCGCGTGTGAGCTTGTCGGTGGCAACCGTGAAGATGCAATTGTAGCAGCGTCGGCAATTCACCTCATGCATGCTGCTATATACACCCATGATCATCTCATGTTAACAAACAGTCTCCAGTCCGATCCAGAGACAGAACCCAAAATTTCACACAAATTTGGCCCCAATGTCGAGCTTCTCACCGGAGATGGGATTCTGCCGTTTGGGTTCGAGTTACTTGCGAGGTCCATGGATCCAGCCGGTGATAACTCCGACGATATTCTGAAAGTGATCATAGAGATTACACGAGCCGTCGGTTCACAAGGGATGGTCGCCGGTCAAGATTCCGACGTTGAGTTTGACCAATTGAGTAGTCAAACACGACGCTGTCTCCATGGATGTGGGGCCGCCTGCGGAGCCATATTAGGTGGTGGGAGCCACGATGAGATTGAAAGATTGAGAAGATACGGATCCATTGCAGGTAAAATACAAGGACTGTTAAATGAAATGGATAGAAATGAAGGGGGTAAAGGGCAATTAGCAGAGAAATGGAGAGCTTTAGCTCTAGAGGAGTTGGAATATTTTGATAGCAAAAGAATTGAGCAAATTTCCACACTTGTGAGAGCGTAA